From one Pieris brassicae chromosome 5, ilPieBrab1.1, whole genome shotgun sequence genomic stretch:
- the LOC123710316 gene encoding metabotropic glutamate receptor 8-like, with product MVEIVKILGWRYVSIIYEESNYGIKAFEELETLLARNDICIAVKERLAKDSGAADEKGYDDIVERLLSRPRARGVIVFGSDQEVAGVMAAVQRKKAENIFGWVGSDGWSARALVAAGNEPVVEGTISVQPQANPVIGFKEYFLSLTPENNARNPWFVEFWEEQFRCRYPGASRTPYNTNYKACTGREKLSTENTEFEAQLQFVADAVWAFVFAIRDMHKDLCGGRPGLCEAMRPVNGPTLLRYLRQVQFTGLSGDEFHFDQYGDGPARYNILHFKQVSLGVYRWLKVGNYLDGELELILDEIQFKWHERKPPESVCSAECELGQAKQYVEGESCCWHCFNCTQYEIRSPYSETACVECPRGTLPDLMRTRCAQIPELYLQPSSPAAIGAMAFSAFGILLTILIVTLWILRSSTPVVRASGRELSFVLLTGILMCYLVTFALVLRPTDFLCSLQRFSTGFCFTVVYAALLTKTNRIARIFAASKHSARRPCLISPKSQLLICSILVSIQVVIVVVWQLASPARAIHHYPTREDNMLVCDSYVDASYTIAFFYPVVLIVVCTVYAVLTRKIPEAFNESKHIGFTMYTTCVIWLAFVPLYFGTASHVPLRVTSMAVTISLSASVTLACLFAPKMYIILIHPERNVRANMMTSKWRGSHGRGAAPGAVCAALVGAAPLPRPATTPSTDFSTIDAERSTSTDRQVQTDDLNTSPNNQERNGLCLDANKLAEIAGGLPAFESNTVRRRATAEPAIRVAVVVVGAQTPL from the exons ATGGTGGAAATCGTGAAAATTCTTGGCTGGAGATACGTATCTATCATTTATGAAGAGTCCAACTACGGCATTaag GCATTTGAAGAATTGGAGACTTTACTTGCTAGAAATGACATCTGCATTGCGGTAAAAGAAAGGCTAGCTAAAGATTCCGGTGCAGCTGATGAGAAGGGATACGATGATATTGTAGAACGATTGTTATCAAGACCGCGTGCTAGAg GCGTAATAGTATTTGGATCTGACCAAGAAGTAGCAGGGGTAATGGCAGCAGTTCAACGTAAGAAAGCAGAAAACATCTTCGGCTGGGTCGGATCCGATGGATGGAGTGCCAGGGCACTAGTTGCCGCTGGCAACGAACCTGTTGTGGAGGGAACCATTAGTGTCCAACCCCAGGCCAACCCTGTGATAGGATTTAAAGAGTACTTTCTCAGCCTTACGCCGGAGAACAACGCAAGGAATCCGTGGTTTGtcg AGTTCTGGGAGGAACAGTTTCGCTGCCGCTACCCTGGTGCATCAAGAACACCATACAATACAAACTATAAAGCTTGTACTGGACGGGAGAAACTGTCAACGGAAAATACCGAATTTGAGGCGCAATTGCAGTTCGTTGCTGATGCAGTATGGGCATTTGTTTTTGCTATCAG gGATATGCATAAAGATCTTTGTGGAGGCCGACCAGGGCTATGTGAAGCAATGCGGCCCGTCAACGGACCTACACTACTACGATATTTGCGACAAGTGCAATTTACAG GTCTAAGCGGCGATGAGTTCCACTTTGATCAATATGGTGATGGACCGGCTCGGTATAACATCTTGCACTTCAAGCAAGTCTCTCTTGGAGTGTATCGATGGCTCAAAGTTGGCAATTATCTGGATGGAGAATTGGAATTGATTTTGGATg AGATTCAATTTAAATGGCATGAACGAAAACCACCCGAGTCAGTATGCAGTGCGGAATGTGAGCTCGGCCAGGCCAAGCAGTACGTGGAGGGAGAAAGCTGCTGTTGGCACTGCTTTAACTGCACGCAATATGAG ATCAGGTCGCCATATTCGGAGACAGCATGTGTGGAGTGTCCCCGTGGAACACTACCGGATCTTATGAGGACCCGCTGCGCCCAAATACCAGAACTGTATCTACAGCCTTCATCACCTGCAGCTATCGGAGCTATGGCATTCTCTGCTTTTGGGATTTTATTGACtat tttAATAGTAACATTGTGGATTCTCCGAAGTAGTACCCCAGTGGTTCGTGCGAGTGGTAGGGAGCTATCATTTGTGCTACTCACCGGAATACTTATGTGTTACTTGGTCACATTCGCGTTAGTTCTGCGCCCAACTGACTTCTTGTGTTCTTTGCAAAG GTTTAGTACAGGGTTCTGTTTCACCGTGGTTTACGCGGCTCTTCTCACTAAAACCAATAGGATTGCCCGTATATTTGCAGCGAGCAAACATTCAGCACGCAGGCCTTGCCTTATCTCACCCAAATCACAGCTTTTGATATGTTCTATCTTAGTATCGATTCAG GTCGTAATAGTAGTGGTATGGCAACTAGCTTCACCAGCCAGGGCAATTCACCACTACCCCACCAGGGAAGACAATATGCTTGTATGTGACTCTTACGTGGATGCGTCATACACAATAGCATTTTTCTACCCTGTGGTATTGATAGTTGTATGTACTGTGTACGCTGTTCTAACAAGAAAGATTCCCGAAGCCTTCAATGAAAGTAAACATATTG GCTTTACTATGTATACCACCTGTGTGATTTGGCTAGCCTTTGTACCTCTGTACTTTGGTACAGCAAGTCACGTCCCCCTACGAGTCACCAGCATGGCTGTAACCATATCACTAAGCGCCAGCGTTACCCTAGCATGCTTGTTTGCGCCTAAG ATGTACATAATCCTAATACACCCGGAGCGCAACGTGCGAGCGAACATGATGACATCAAAATGGCGCGGCAGTCACGGTCGAGGGGCTGCTCCAGGAGCCGTGTGTGCTGCTTTGGTCGGCGCTGCTCCTCTACCACGACCTGCTACTACACCCTCCACTGACTTCTCTACTATTGATGCGG AACGGTCAACATCTACAGACAGGCAAGTGCAGACAGACGATTTGAACACGAGTCCAAACAACCAAGAGCGAAATGGCCTATGTTTGGACGCGAACAAACTTGCAGAAATCGCTGGTGGGTTACCAGCCTTCGAATCCAATACTGTGCGACGCCGTGCAACAGCAGAGCCGGCGATTCGCGTTGCAGTTGTAGTTGTGGGTGCACAAACACCCTTATAG
- the LOC123710449 gene encoding uncharacterized protein LOC123710449, with the protein MNDQRKMKVFLDKDASDNFLFDISKILMQFYETPVIFFTKNDYSDKIFNTLCSLRSALQGETDSQIVDIIVDFHLNWLHAINDIDLFYKRLNDLPREEVFQAISYTIDALGFRLNYYQKYMNKWKPSLSNELQANLNAEIEIVEEMHTEITKVLLDKLKCFRNYSCDIEFKVKVSSAVEELLNWIDKITDSLASELSKYINIHVPHLSVDLTKTLQQVIDDLHNSNSESAQRMLEHLKEKGKELGAMIRSTTSHDLEICKVIEKINILEDRISRLELEPTSAARLALENKRDYLEKRLSMLDSLKTTLKSMQQLTEVHLESVPDDELCVCKDFYEFRIFNHDLQPEDREHLVTELCYLWDLAVFGERSHKSIISILSAADIKEEYTDELGTFYIDEHSRKIYKLPDDDTLYQPNEKNELVPLSDDTEHIFFYDECGRYFRDPKTRQRVYKAYQTASEYMMDNTGILLKVKEERDGITYYYDNCGRYYINSEGNHIYRDEDSLSEYENDGFGNLVRIRSHADMFELCPSDANVTEDFKYLKLNVGKALRECIADVMLHQPADPIQYLSDRLVRYRKNIELREKRACEKEELDIEREIRIAEERAEAERAAREAALQSQGGSEASYDSNLYKYNSMHPADPDSFVQSSH; encoded by the coding sequence ATGAATGACCAACGAAAAATGAAAGTTTTTTTGGATAAAGACGCCAGtgacaattttctttttgataTTTCGAAAATATTGATGCAGTTTTATGAAACGCCAGTCATTTTTTTTACCAAGAATGATTACtctgacaaaatatttaatactttatgtTCTTTGCGGTCTGCTTTGCAAGGTGAAACTGATTCTCAGATTGTTGATATAATTGttgattttcatttaaattggCTTCATGCTATTAATGACATAGATCTATTTTACAAACGATTAAATGATCTTCCTAGAGAAGAAGTTTTTCAGGCGATAAGTTACACAATAGATGCTCTTGGGTTTCGTCTTAactattatcaaaaatatatgaataaatggaAACCATCGTTATCAAATGAACTACAGGCTAACCTCAATGCCGAAATAGAAATTGTGGAAGAAATGCATACAGAGATCACAAAAGTTCTCCTAgataaactaaaatgtttCAGAAACTATTCTTGTGACAttgaatttaaagttaaagtttCCAGTGCTGTAGAAGAATTATTAAACTGGATTGATAAAATTACCGATAGTCTAGCATCTGAACTTAgcaaatatatcaatatccATGTACCTCATCTTAGTGTTgatttaacaaaaactttacAACAAGTTATTGATGACTTACATAATTCGAATTCAGAAAGTGCTCAACGGATGTTAgaacatttaaaagaaaaaggtAAAGAACTTGGTGCTATGATTCGGTCCACAACCAGCCACGACTTAGAAATATGTAAGGTGATtgaaaagataaatattttggaaGATCGTATATCACGGTTAGAACTTGAACCTACATCAGCTGCAAGATTGGCTTTGGAAAACAAAAGAGATTATTTGGAGAAAAGGTTGAGCATGCTTGATAGTTTAAAAACAACACTAAAAAGTATGCAGCAGCTAACCGAAGTACACTTAGAGTCTGTACCTGATGATGAGCTGTGTGTCTGTAAAGATTTTTATGAGTTTAGAATTTTCAATCATGATTTGCAACCAGAAGATCGTGAACATTTGGTTACCGAGTTATGCTACCTTTGGGACTTGGCTGTTTTTGGTGAACGCAGCCATAAatctattatttctattttaagtGCAGCTGATATTAAAGAAGAATATACCGATGAATTAGGAACATTTTACATAGATGAACAcagtagaaaaatatataaattaccagATGATGATACTCTTTACCAAccaaatgaaaaaaatgaaCTCGTTCCATTAAGTGATGATACTGAACATATCTTTTTCTATGATGAATGTGGAAGATATTTTAGGGACCCTAAAACCAGGCAGAGGGTCTATAAAGCCTATCAAACTGCTAGTGAGTACATGATGGACAATACAGGTATTTTATTGAAAGTGAAAGAAGAACGCGATGGGATAACTTACTATTACGATAACTGTGGTCGCTATTATATTAACAGCGAAGGAAATCATATTTACCGTGACGAAGACTCGCTCAGTGAATATGAAAATGATGGTTTTGGAAACCTTGTGCGAATTCGAAGTCATGCGGATATGTTTGAATTATGTCCAAGCGATGCTAATGTTACtgaagattttaaatatttaaaactaaatgttgGCAAAGCTTTACGGGAATGTATTGCTGATGTAATGCTGCATCAACCAGCAGATCCTATTCAGTATTTATCAGATCGCCTTGTaagatatagaaaaaatattgaactaCGCGAGAAACGTGCTTGTGAAAAAGAGGAATTAGACATAGAGCGAGAAATAAGAATTGCTGAAGAGCGTGCTGAGGCTGAACGAGCTGCAAGAGAAGCTGCACTACAAAGTCAAGGTGGTAGTGAAGCTAGCTATGATTCGaatctttataaatacaattcaatGCATCCAGCTGATCCAGACTCATTTGTTCAAAGTTCACATTAG
- the LOC123710201 gene encoding 26S proteasome non-ATPase regulatory subunit 11 — protein MAGAMLFERSRVSSSNRDEDVRMTDKMVSTGEVPEDDEENIRAKEQGILNLGEKYKKEGKAKELAELIKATRPFLSLISKAKAAKLVRSLVDFFLDLEAGIGIEVQLCKECIEWAKEERRTFLRQSLEARLIALYFDTGMYTDALDLATALLKELKKLDDKNLLLEVLLFESKTFHALSNLPKARASLTSARTTANAIYCPPKMQAALDLQSGILHAADERDFKTAYSYFYEAFEGYDGADSPKALTALKYMLLSKIMLNQADEVGTVSSSKAALKYAGKEIEAMRAVATASFKRSLADFQAALKTYKPELEEDAVVRAHLGALYDTMLEQNLCRIVEPYMRVQVDHVARCIRLPIVQVEKKLSQMILDKKLNGILDQGEGVLIVFDEFPLEKTYETVLETIHHMSKVVDTLYQKAKKLS, from the coding sequence atGGCCGGAGCAATGTTATTCGAGAGGTCACGCGTCTCCTCGTCGAACAGAGACGAAGACGTCCGCATGACCGACAAAATGGTTAGCACAGGTGAGGTACCCGAAGATGACGAAGAAAACATAAGGGCTAAAGAACAAGGAATTTTGAATCTTGGTGAAAAATACAAGAAAGAAGGAAAGGCTAAAGAGTTGGCGGAACTTATCAAAGCAACGAGGCCTTTTCTAAGCCTTATTAGTAAGGCCAAAGCTGCGAAACTGGTCCGCTCTTTAGTAGATTTTTTCTTGGATTTAGAAGCAGGTATTGGTATTGAAGTGCAGCTTTGTAAAGAGTGTATAGAATGGGCAAAGGAGGAACGCAGAACCTTTCTACGACAGTCCTTGGAGGCGCGATTAATCGCGCTGTATTTTGATACTGGTATGTACACAGACGCTTTGGATTTAGCCACTGCATTGTTGAAAGAGCTTAAAAAGTTAGATGACAAGAATTTGCTTCTCGAAGTACTACTTTTTGAGAGTAAGACGTTCCATGCACTAAGTAACTTGCCTAAAGCTCGAGCATCGTTGACGTCAGCACGAACAACAGCTAATGCTATCTATTGCCCGCCAAAAATGCAGGCAGCATTAGATCTTCAATCAGGTATCCTACATGCTGCTGATGAGCGTGATTTTAAAACAgcatattcttatttttatgagGCATTTGAAGGCTATGATGGAGCTGATAGCCCTAAGGCCCTTACAGCATTGAAATACATGTTGTTGTCCAAGATTATGCTGAATCAAGCTGATGAAGTTGGTACTGTAAGTAGTAGCAAAGCTGCTCTCAAATATGCAGGAAAGGAAATTGAAGCAATGCGTGCAGTTGCTACTGCTTCTTTCAAGAGATCACTTGCTGACTTCCAGGCTGCCTTAAAGACATACAAACCAGAGTTAGAAGAAGATGCTGTTGTCCGTGCTCACCTTGGAGCCCTTTATGATACCATGTTGGAACAAAATCTTTGTCGTATTGTGGAGCCTTACATGCGTGTCCAAGTTGATCATGTGGCACGTTGTATCCGCTTACCCATAGTACAAGTAGAGAAAAAATTGTCCCAAATGATCCTTGATAAAAAGCTTAATGGAATTTTAGACCAAGGGGAGGGTGTTCTGATTGTGTTTGATGAATTCCCCTTAGAGAAAACATATGAAACAGTCTTGGAAACTATTCATCACATGAGCAAAGTTGTGGACACACTATATCAAAAAGCAAAAAAGTTATCATAG